The Syngnathus typhle isolate RoL2023-S1 ecotype Sweden linkage group LG3, RoL_Styp_1.0, whole genome shotgun sequence genome window below encodes:
- the spink4 gene encoding serine peptidase inhibitor, Kazal type 4, translating to MCQCNSVLHRSPFIMTGKVLLFGLLFICVAADAQNAATPRMPFCPGPEDFLACPMNYAPVCGSDGNTYANECTLCVHRRTTKLDVLITHNEAFSHSPAFIMIGRLLLVGLLLICVVADTEARPYLNPMCPDGPIRFCTKIYSPVCGADETTYSNVCVLCEHNKQVGRNVWIAYKGACVTP from the exons ATGTGTCAGTGTAATTCAGTTCTTCATCGATCACCATTCATCATGACTGGGAAAGTTTTGTTATTTGGACTCCTGTTCATCTGTGTGGCTGCAG ATGCACAGAATGCAGCAACCCCAAGGATG CCATTTTGTCCTGGCCCTGAAGACTTTTTGGCATGCCCCATGAACTATGCCCCTGTTTGTGGTAGCGATGGAAACACCTACGCAAATGAGTGTACCCTTTGTGTCCACAGAAG GACAACAAAATTGGATGTTTTGATTACTCACAATGAAGCCT TTAGTCATTCACCAGCATTCATCATGATTGGGAGACTTCTTCTTGTGGGACTTCTGCTCATCTGTGTGGTTGCAG ACACAGAGGCACGCCCCTATTTGAAC CCAATGTGTCCAGATGGGCCAATTCGTTTTTGCACCAAGATTTACAGCCCTGTGTGTGGTGCAGATGAAACTACTTACTCCAATGTGTGTGTTCTCTGTGAACACAACAA GCAAGTAGGGAGAAATGTTTGGATTGCCTATAAGGGAGCCTGCGTAACTCCCTGA
- the stra6l gene encoding STRA6-like isoform X1 has product MDNLTMITEQLEHVNAIIQDCHNGISIDLFLHLTLIPAVLITLVLSFFQKRAKTLAIDHRLPFLQRRFGIVVPLDTIGSLSNRWSYGFAFGAVSYSVLLLFSEHYIPFSVPPWARAVVYLVGALEVGLVNLPFFACLSTPSRAAGAVLGILYSLCWLIITVWDTFTCPDGKILGKYQKIIIQWPCILSLIFLLGRFVYMLAKVVRIHLQLEHEDSDELTQQHQVQHVKRLLRKKSTHSDASLTQTTLEDGFSDCCSKALSWFQSRVYEWDPHFKFPNRIIGTAIISLIGLYTMTLADYSFSNIAFDQVVGWKNTLKDLASCNQNEALEAMIPQLEEFINVAKKTWLATTIFASLNSVAYTFHVMVCYRKHLKRLWRGERGFLPEKFLKPKSAVSVASIARYSGWQIAFTLWGYVLVHFVHFLVALLVVYVIIIPIQHGQALTMLSNLGILILTIGLVVAMVILQIALVQIFFLQDKISPDDKQKPLALNNRKAFHCFNYFFFFYNVIMGISNCIMRLLISIVLGTWLVSRIDRTIMQRGYETMDAGYSTWIGMIFADHYHNSPVMVCFCQLLVSTTLDKHRLPTYSTLNNTPSEYSVNSRARRRWTLSYTLLRNPHLILHRKQHLSSLGVLDVSSSLQSDTILQAWVMASQTQRNKAASVHLAVSTETQTPDYEHA; this is encoded by the exons ATGGATAATCTAACAATGATTACCGAACAATTGGAGCATGT GAACGCCATAATTCAGGACTGTCACAATGGAATATCGATTGACCTCTTTCTGCATCTCACACTTATCCCCGCT GTGCTGATTACCTTGGTGCTGTCATTCTTTCAGAAAAGAGCCAAAACATTGGCGATTGACCACAGACTTCCTTTCCTGCAAAGGCGTTTTGGCATTGTGGT ACCTCTGGATACCATAGGCAGCCTGAGCAATCGCTGGTCATACGGGTTCGCCTTTGGCGCGGTGTCCTACAGCGTCCTGCTGCTCTTCTCGGAACATTACATTCCTTTTAGTGTCCCACCCTGGGCCAGAG CTGTAGTTTACCTAGTTGGAGCTTTGGAGGTGGGGCTTGTGAACTTACCTTTCTTTGCCTGTCTGTCAACACCCTCCAGAGCAGCTGGAGCTGTGCTCGGAATTCTCTACTCTTTGTGTTG GCTTATCATTACAGTGTGGGACACATTCACATGTCCAGATGGCAAG ATTTTGGGGAAATACCAGAAGATAATTATCCAGTGGCCTTGTATCCTCTCtctcatttttcttttgggACGATTTGTCTACATGCTGGCGAAAGTTGTTCGAATTCATCTGCAGCTGGAACACGAG GACTCGGATGAACTGACTCAGCAACATCAAGTGCAGCATGTTAAGAGACTTCTGAGGAAGAAAAGTACACACAG tGACGCAAGTTTAACTCAAACTACACTTGAAGATGGTTTTAGTGACTGTTGCAGCAAGGCCCTAAGCTGGTTTCAGAGCAGAGTGTATGAGTGGGATCCACACTTCAAGTTCCCAAACAGAATCATTGGCACTGCCATCATATCCCTCATAGGTCTATATACG ATGACGCTGGCTGACTACAGTTTCAGCAATATCGCTTTTGACCAAGTAGTCGGGTGGAAGAACACACTCAAAGACTTGGCGTCCTGTAATCAGAATGAAGCTTTGGAAGCAATGATTCCACAACTGGAAGAATTCATCAACGTGGCCAAAA AGACTTGGTTGGCGACCACCATTTTTGCTAGTCTCAATTCAGTTGCTTACACGTTCCATGTAATGGTATGTTACCG GAAGCATTTAAAGAGACTTTGGAGGGGTGAGAGAGGTTTTCTCCCAGAGAAATTTCTCAAGCCAAAGTCTGCCGTCAGTGTG GCCTCCATCGCACGCTACTCTGGATGGCAAATTGCTTTTACGCTCTGGG GTTATGTGCTCGTCCACTTTGTTCACTTCCTGGTTGCACTCTTGGTGGTGTATGTGATTATTATTCCAATTCAACATGGACAAGCCCTGACCATGCTGTCCAACCTGGGCATCCTAAT TCTGACCATCGGTCTGGTGGTAGCCATGGTGATCCTCCAGATAGCTTTGGTACAGATTTTCTTTCTCCAGGACAAAATTTCTCCGGATGATAAACAAAAACCTCTGGCTCTCAATAATAG AAAAGCATTCCACTGCttcaactactttttttttttctataacgTGATCATGGGCATAAGCAACTGCATCATGAGACTGCTGATCAGCATTGTGCTGGGAACATGGCTGGTGTCCCGCATCGACCGCACAATAATGCAGCGAGGCTATGAAACCATGGATGCGG GTTATAGTACATGGATTGGGATGATCTTTGCTGACCACTATCATAACAGTCCAGTTATGGTGTGCTTCTGCCAGCTGCTTGTCTCCACCACCCTGGACAAACATAGACTGCCGACATACTCCACATTAAACAACACACCATCTG AGTATTCTGTAAACAGTCGAGCCAGGAGACGTTGGACATTGTCATACACCCTCTTGAGGAACCCCCATCTCATTCTGCACAGGAAGCAGCATCTCTCTTCTTTGGGGGTTTTGGATGTGTCTTCTTCGCTTCAATCGGACACAATATTGCAAGCTTGGGTCATGGCTTCACAAacacaaaggaacaaggcagcgTCGGTGCACTTAGCAGTGAGCACTGAGACACAAACGCCGGACTACGAGCATGCATAA
- the stra6l gene encoding STRA6-like isoform X2, translated as MDNLTMITEQLEHVNAIIQDCHNGISIDLFLHLTLIPAKRAKTLAIDHRLPFLQRRFGIVVPLDTIGSLSNRWSYGFAFGAVSYSVLLLFSEHYIPFSVPPWARAVVYLVGALEVGLVNLPFFACLSTPSRAAGAVLGILYSLCWLIITVWDTFTCPDGKILGKYQKIIIQWPCILSLIFLLGRFVYMLAKVVRIHLQLEHEDSDELTQQHQVQHVKRLLRKKSTHSDASLTQTTLEDGFSDCCSKALSWFQSRVYEWDPHFKFPNRIIGTAIISLIGLYTMTLADYSFSNIAFDQVVGWKNTLKDLASCNQNEALEAMIPQLEEFINVAKKTWLATTIFASLNSVAYTFHVMVCYRKHLKRLWRGERGFLPEKFLKPKSAVSVASIARYSGWQIAFTLWGYVLVHFVHFLVALLVVYVIIIPIQHGQALTMLSNLGILILTIGLVVAMVILQIALVQIFFLQDKISPDDKQKPLALNNRKAFHCFNYFFFFYNVIMGISNCIMRLLISIVLGTWLVSRIDRTIMQRGYETMDAGYSTWIGMIFADHYHNSPVMVCFCQLLVSTTLDKHRLPTYSTLNNTPSEYSVNSRARRRWTLSYTLLRNPHLILHRKQHLSSLGVLDVSSSLQSDTILQAWVMASQTQRNKAASVHLAVSTETQTPDYEHA; from the exons ATGGATAATCTAACAATGATTACCGAACAATTGGAGCATGT GAACGCCATAATTCAGGACTGTCACAATGGAATATCGATTGACCTCTTTCTGCATCTCACACTTATCCCCGCT AAAAGAGCCAAAACATTGGCGATTGACCACAGACTTCCTTTCCTGCAAAGGCGTTTTGGCATTGTGGT ACCTCTGGATACCATAGGCAGCCTGAGCAATCGCTGGTCATACGGGTTCGCCTTTGGCGCGGTGTCCTACAGCGTCCTGCTGCTCTTCTCGGAACATTACATTCCTTTTAGTGTCCCACCCTGGGCCAGAG CTGTAGTTTACCTAGTTGGAGCTTTGGAGGTGGGGCTTGTGAACTTACCTTTCTTTGCCTGTCTGTCAACACCCTCCAGAGCAGCTGGAGCTGTGCTCGGAATTCTCTACTCTTTGTGTTG GCTTATCATTACAGTGTGGGACACATTCACATGTCCAGATGGCAAG ATTTTGGGGAAATACCAGAAGATAATTATCCAGTGGCCTTGTATCCTCTCtctcatttttcttttgggACGATTTGTCTACATGCTGGCGAAAGTTGTTCGAATTCATCTGCAGCTGGAACACGAG GACTCGGATGAACTGACTCAGCAACATCAAGTGCAGCATGTTAAGAGACTTCTGAGGAAGAAAAGTACACACAG tGACGCAAGTTTAACTCAAACTACACTTGAAGATGGTTTTAGTGACTGTTGCAGCAAGGCCCTAAGCTGGTTTCAGAGCAGAGTGTATGAGTGGGATCCACACTTCAAGTTCCCAAACAGAATCATTGGCACTGCCATCATATCCCTCATAGGTCTATATACG ATGACGCTGGCTGACTACAGTTTCAGCAATATCGCTTTTGACCAAGTAGTCGGGTGGAAGAACACACTCAAAGACTTGGCGTCCTGTAATCAGAATGAAGCTTTGGAAGCAATGATTCCACAACTGGAAGAATTCATCAACGTGGCCAAAA AGACTTGGTTGGCGACCACCATTTTTGCTAGTCTCAATTCAGTTGCTTACACGTTCCATGTAATGGTATGTTACCG GAAGCATTTAAAGAGACTTTGGAGGGGTGAGAGAGGTTTTCTCCCAGAGAAATTTCTCAAGCCAAAGTCTGCCGTCAGTGTG GCCTCCATCGCACGCTACTCTGGATGGCAAATTGCTTTTACGCTCTGGG GTTATGTGCTCGTCCACTTTGTTCACTTCCTGGTTGCACTCTTGGTGGTGTATGTGATTATTATTCCAATTCAACATGGACAAGCCCTGACCATGCTGTCCAACCTGGGCATCCTAAT TCTGACCATCGGTCTGGTGGTAGCCATGGTGATCCTCCAGATAGCTTTGGTACAGATTTTCTTTCTCCAGGACAAAATTTCTCCGGATGATAAACAAAAACCTCTGGCTCTCAATAATAG AAAAGCATTCCACTGCttcaactactttttttttttctataacgTGATCATGGGCATAAGCAACTGCATCATGAGACTGCTGATCAGCATTGTGCTGGGAACATGGCTGGTGTCCCGCATCGACCGCACAATAATGCAGCGAGGCTATGAAACCATGGATGCGG GTTATAGTACATGGATTGGGATGATCTTTGCTGACCACTATCATAACAGTCCAGTTATGGTGTGCTTCTGCCAGCTGCTTGTCTCCACCACCCTGGACAAACATAGACTGCCGACATACTCCACATTAAACAACACACCATCTG AGTATTCTGTAAACAGTCGAGCCAGGAGACGTTGGACATTGTCATACACCCTCTTGAGGAACCCCCATCTCATTCTGCACAGGAAGCAGCATCTCTCTTCTTTGGGGGTTTTGGATGTGTCTTCTTCGCTTCAATCGGACACAATATTGCAAGCTTGGGTCATGGCTTCACAAacacaaaggaacaaggcagcgTCGGTGCACTTAGCAGTGAGCACTGAGACACAAACGCCGGACTACGAGCATGCATAA
- the stra6l gene encoding STRA6-like isoform X3 gives MLNAIIQDCHNGISIDLFLHLTLIPAVLITLVLSFFQKRAKTLAIDHRLPFLQRRFGIVVPLDTIGSLSNRWSYGFAFGAVSYSVLLLFSEHYIPFSVPPWARAVVYLVGALEVGLVNLPFFACLSTPSRAAGAVLGILYSLCWLIITVWDTFTCPDGKILGKYQKIIIQWPCILSLIFLLGRFVYMLAKVVRIHLQLEHEDSDELTQQHQVQHVKRLLRKKSTHSDASLTQTTLEDGFSDCCSKALSWFQSRVYEWDPHFKFPNRIIGTAIISLIGLYTMTLADYSFSNIAFDQVVGWKNTLKDLASCNQNEALEAMIPQLEEFINVAKKTWLATTIFASLNSVAYTFHVMVCYRKHLKRLWRGERGFLPEKFLKPKSAVSVASIARYSGWQIAFTLWGYVLVHFVHFLVALLVVYVIIIPIQHGQALTMLSNLGILILTIGLVVAMVILQIALVQIFFLQDKISPDDKQKPLALNNRKAFHCFNYFFFFYNVIMGISNCIMRLLISIVLGTWLVSRIDRTIMQRGYETMDAGYSTWIGMIFADHYHNSPVMVCFCQLLVSTTLDKHRLPTYSTLNNTPSEYSVNSRARRRWTLSYTLLRNPHLILHRKQHLSSLGVLDVSSSLQSDTILQAWVMASQTQRNKAASVHLAVSTETQTPDYEHA, from the exons ATGTT GAACGCCATAATTCAGGACTGTCACAATGGAATATCGATTGACCTCTTTCTGCATCTCACACTTATCCCCGCT GTGCTGATTACCTTGGTGCTGTCATTCTTTCAGAAAAGAGCCAAAACATTGGCGATTGACCACAGACTTCCTTTCCTGCAAAGGCGTTTTGGCATTGTGGT ACCTCTGGATACCATAGGCAGCCTGAGCAATCGCTGGTCATACGGGTTCGCCTTTGGCGCGGTGTCCTACAGCGTCCTGCTGCTCTTCTCGGAACATTACATTCCTTTTAGTGTCCCACCCTGGGCCAGAG CTGTAGTTTACCTAGTTGGAGCTTTGGAGGTGGGGCTTGTGAACTTACCTTTCTTTGCCTGTCTGTCAACACCCTCCAGAGCAGCTGGAGCTGTGCTCGGAATTCTCTACTCTTTGTGTTG GCTTATCATTACAGTGTGGGACACATTCACATGTCCAGATGGCAAG ATTTTGGGGAAATACCAGAAGATAATTATCCAGTGGCCTTGTATCCTCTCtctcatttttcttttgggACGATTTGTCTACATGCTGGCGAAAGTTGTTCGAATTCATCTGCAGCTGGAACACGAG GACTCGGATGAACTGACTCAGCAACATCAAGTGCAGCATGTTAAGAGACTTCTGAGGAAGAAAAGTACACACAG tGACGCAAGTTTAACTCAAACTACACTTGAAGATGGTTTTAGTGACTGTTGCAGCAAGGCCCTAAGCTGGTTTCAGAGCAGAGTGTATGAGTGGGATCCACACTTCAAGTTCCCAAACAGAATCATTGGCACTGCCATCATATCCCTCATAGGTCTATATACG ATGACGCTGGCTGACTACAGTTTCAGCAATATCGCTTTTGACCAAGTAGTCGGGTGGAAGAACACACTCAAAGACTTGGCGTCCTGTAATCAGAATGAAGCTTTGGAAGCAATGATTCCACAACTGGAAGAATTCATCAACGTGGCCAAAA AGACTTGGTTGGCGACCACCATTTTTGCTAGTCTCAATTCAGTTGCTTACACGTTCCATGTAATGGTATGTTACCG GAAGCATTTAAAGAGACTTTGGAGGGGTGAGAGAGGTTTTCTCCCAGAGAAATTTCTCAAGCCAAAGTCTGCCGTCAGTGTG GCCTCCATCGCACGCTACTCTGGATGGCAAATTGCTTTTACGCTCTGGG GTTATGTGCTCGTCCACTTTGTTCACTTCCTGGTTGCACTCTTGGTGGTGTATGTGATTATTATTCCAATTCAACATGGACAAGCCCTGACCATGCTGTCCAACCTGGGCATCCTAAT TCTGACCATCGGTCTGGTGGTAGCCATGGTGATCCTCCAGATAGCTTTGGTACAGATTTTCTTTCTCCAGGACAAAATTTCTCCGGATGATAAACAAAAACCTCTGGCTCTCAATAATAG AAAAGCATTCCACTGCttcaactactttttttttttctataacgTGATCATGGGCATAAGCAACTGCATCATGAGACTGCTGATCAGCATTGTGCTGGGAACATGGCTGGTGTCCCGCATCGACCGCACAATAATGCAGCGAGGCTATGAAACCATGGATGCGG GTTATAGTACATGGATTGGGATGATCTTTGCTGACCACTATCATAACAGTCCAGTTATGGTGTGCTTCTGCCAGCTGCTTGTCTCCACCACCCTGGACAAACATAGACTGCCGACATACTCCACATTAAACAACACACCATCTG AGTATTCTGTAAACAGTCGAGCCAGGAGACGTTGGACATTGTCATACACCCTCTTGAGGAACCCCCATCTCATTCTGCACAGGAAGCAGCATCTCTCTTCTTTGGGGGTTTTGGATGTGTCTTCTTCGCTTCAATCGGACACAATATTGCAAGCTTGGGTCATGGCTTCACAAacacaaaggaacaaggcagcgTCGGTGCACTTAGCAGTGAGCACTGAGACACAAACGCCGGACTACGAGCATGCATAA
- the stra6l gene encoding STRA6-like isoform X4 encodes MLNAIIQDCHNGISIDLFLHLTLIPAKRAKTLAIDHRLPFLQRRFGIVVPLDTIGSLSNRWSYGFAFGAVSYSVLLLFSEHYIPFSVPPWARAVVYLVGALEVGLVNLPFFACLSTPSRAAGAVLGILYSLCWLIITVWDTFTCPDGKILGKYQKIIIQWPCILSLIFLLGRFVYMLAKVVRIHLQLEHEDSDELTQQHQVQHVKRLLRKKSTHSDASLTQTTLEDGFSDCCSKALSWFQSRVYEWDPHFKFPNRIIGTAIISLIGLYTMTLADYSFSNIAFDQVVGWKNTLKDLASCNQNEALEAMIPQLEEFINVAKKTWLATTIFASLNSVAYTFHVMVCYRKHLKRLWRGERGFLPEKFLKPKSAVSVASIARYSGWQIAFTLWGYVLVHFVHFLVALLVVYVIIIPIQHGQALTMLSNLGILILTIGLVVAMVILQIALVQIFFLQDKISPDDKQKPLALNNRKAFHCFNYFFFFYNVIMGISNCIMRLLISIVLGTWLVSRIDRTIMQRGYETMDAGYSTWIGMIFADHYHNSPVMVCFCQLLVSTTLDKHRLPTYSTLNNTPSEYSVNSRARRRWTLSYTLLRNPHLILHRKQHLSSLGVLDVSSSLQSDTILQAWVMASQTQRNKAASVHLAVSTETQTPDYEHA; translated from the exons ATGTT GAACGCCATAATTCAGGACTGTCACAATGGAATATCGATTGACCTCTTTCTGCATCTCACACTTATCCCCGCT AAAAGAGCCAAAACATTGGCGATTGACCACAGACTTCCTTTCCTGCAAAGGCGTTTTGGCATTGTGGT ACCTCTGGATACCATAGGCAGCCTGAGCAATCGCTGGTCATACGGGTTCGCCTTTGGCGCGGTGTCCTACAGCGTCCTGCTGCTCTTCTCGGAACATTACATTCCTTTTAGTGTCCCACCCTGGGCCAGAG CTGTAGTTTACCTAGTTGGAGCTTTGGAGGTGGGGCTTGTGAACTTACCTTTCTTTGCCTGTCTGTCAACACCCTCCAGAGCAGCTGGAGCTGTGCTCGGAATTCTCTACTCTTTGTGTTG GCTTATCATTACAGTGTGGGACACATTCACATGTCCAGATGGCAAG ATTTTGGGGAAATACCAGAAGATAATTATCCAGTGGCCTTGTATCCTCTCtctcatttttcttttgggACGATTTGTCTACATGCTGGCGAAAGTTGTTCGAATTCATCTGCAGCTGGAACACGAG GACTCGGATGAACTGACTCAGCAACATCAAGTGCAGCATGTTAAGAGACTTCTGAGGAAGAAAAGTACACACAG tGACGCAAGTTTAACTCAAACTACACTTGAAGATGGTTTTAGTGACTGTTGCAGCAAGGCCCTAAGCTGGTTTCAGAGCAGAGTGTATGAGTGGGATCCACACTTCAAGTTCCCAAACAGAATCATTGGCACTGCCATCATATCCCTCATAGGTCTATATACG ATGACGCTGGCTGACTACAGTTTCAGCAATATCGCTTTTGACCAAGTAGTCGGGTGGAAGAACACACTCAAAGACTTGGCGTCCTGTAATCAGAATGAAGCTTTGGAAGCAATGATTCCACAACTGGAAGAATTCATCAACGTGGCCAAAA AGACTTGGTTGGCGACCACCATTTTTGCTAGTCTCAATTCAGTTGCTTACACGTTCCATGTAATGGTATGTTACCG GAAGCATTTAAAGAGACTTTGGAGGGGTGAGAGAGGTTTTCTCCCAGAGAAATTTCTCAAGCCAAAGTCTGCCGTCAGTGTG GCCTCCATCGCACGCTACTCTGGATGGCAAATTGCTTTTACGCTCTGGG GTTATGTGCTCGTCCACTTTGTTCACTTCCTGGTTGCACTCTTGGTGGTGTATGTGATTATTATTCCAATTCAACATGGACAAGCCCTGACCATGCTGTCCAACCTGGGCATCCTAAT TCTGACCATCGGTCTGGTGGTAGCCATGGTGATCCTCCAGATAGCTTTGGTACAGATTTTCTTTCTCCAGGACAAAATTTCTCCGGATGATAAACAAAAACCTCTGGCTCTCAATAATAG AAAAGCATTCCACTGCttcaactactttttttttttctataacgTGATCATGGGCATAAGCAACTGCATCATGAGACTGCTGATCAGCATTGTGCTGGGAACATGGCTGGTGTCCCGCATCGACCGCACAATAATGCAGCGAGGCTATGAAACCATGGATGCGG GTTATAGTACATGGATTGGGATGATCTTTGCTGACCACTATCATAACAGTCCAGTTATGGTGTGCTTCTGCCAGCTGCTTGTCTCCACCACCCTGGACAAACATAGACTGCCGACATACTCCACATTAAACAACACACCATCTG AGTATTCTGTAAACAGTCGAGCCAGGAGACGTTGGACATTGTCATACACCCTCTTGAGGAACCCCCATCTCATTCTGCACAGGAAGCAGCATCTCTCTTCTTTGGGGGTTTTGGATGTGTCTTCTTCGCTTCAATCGGACACAATATTGCAAGCTTGGGTCATGGCTTCACAAacacaaaggaacaaggcagcgTCGGTGCACTTAGCAGTGAGCACTGAGACACAAACGCCGGACTACGAGCATGCATAA